Genomic segment of Geminocystis herdmanii PCC 6308:
ATAAGCTGGAAAATGTCACGAATAAAGTTTGTTTTTTGCTGTCAAAATTATGGTTAAAAGCAAACACAAATGCACAGGTTAACACTAAAGATGCACAAATTAATTCAATACGGTTAAAGATGCCAAAAATCAGAAATCCGGCACTTGCGAAACTGCCGTCAGTCATCATACCACTAGCGAAAAGGGCGGGAATTAGCACAAAGTCTAATAAAAAACTACCGCTTAACCAAAATCCTAAGGCGAATAAAATAATAGCAGACCAATTTATTGCTTTTTGGTGTTGATGATGAGAATGAGAAATAGTATTCATAGTATTTATACCTCTTAATACTGATACTATTTAGAATAACTTATTATTTTCTGTTTTTCTATTAAGTATTTTAACAGGTTTTGTTAAGTAAAATTAAGGGACATCTAATCGATATTTTCCGAGAGTTTATAAACCTGATAATTGTTTATAGATAAGGGTTCGATCGAATTAATAGAAGAATAAAATAAAAGGTAATTTAAGCATTATTACTTATAATATTTCGATTATTTTATCACCTAAAATAGAAATAATTATTTTCAATTGTTAATTATATTTACAATCTCTTAACCATAACTTTACACTTTGAGCAATAACGCCGTCACTATTGTCACGGGGAGGAGAAGAAATAAAGTTTTGATTACCGATATGATCAGGATAACCTAATGTTGTTAATAACATAATCATTTGCCAACCTTGAGGAGTATTTGTCAACATTAACCAATGAAAATTTTGAGTTTCAATAATGCGATTTTGACTAGAGTATTGTCTTTCTAAAGTGGTAAAAAATACTTGTTTAACTTGATTTTCGTCAGCATTTTTGAGGATACTTTTATATTGAGTTTGATTTAAGGGTAAAGGCTCTAAATCAGGTTTACTAGCAGTTATAACCGAGAAAGGGAAAAAATCTAAAGGGTGAGAATAAATACGATTTCTTTGAATAACTCTATTGGCATAATCAGGAATATCTTTAACTAAAGAATTGGCTAAATCTTCTAAATTATTACCACATTTTTGCTTATTAATTACGGTGTCAGCTAATAGCTTTTGATGGTGATTAAAATTCAAAAAAAAGCTATTAAAAATAGTTAAAAGAAAAAGTAAGTATTTCATCAAATATTTTGAGAAATTATTGATTATAAGTAGGGGTTGCTGAAAAAGTTTTTTGATGGTGGTAGGAGTTAGGAGACAGGAGACAGGAGAAATACTGAAAAGTCGAGGTTTTTACACAGCAACTTTCACGGCAGAATTTAAGGCTTCTACTAAACTACGCACTACGGCAATCATTGCTACTTGATCATTAAGTTTATTAATCGCTGAACCTACACCAATACCACTAGCTCCTGATGCCATGGCCATAGGTGCAGTAACATCAGATAAGCCAGAAGCACACATAACAGGAATTTCCACCGCACGAGAAATAGCATAAGCGGCGGCTAAAGTAGGGGAGGCTTTTTCAATTAAGCCTAAAATACCGCTATGATGAGGATTTGAGCTTGTGCCTCCTTCCGTTTGAATAATATCCGCACCAGCGATAACGAGGGCTTGAGCTAATTCTACTTGCTCATCTAATGGTAAAATGTGGGGTACAGTTACAGAAAGAGTGATGTTAGGTAATAATGCACGGGTTTCACGGGTTAAAGCTAAGACATCTTGAGCGGAAAAAGTAATACCTTGACTATAAAAACTATCAAAGTTACCGATTTCTACTAAATCTGCCCCAGCGATAACAGCTTTTGATAATAATTGAGCGTCAACGGCAGATACACACACAGGAATATTAATTAATTGCTTGACGGTTTTAATTAAATTGACATCGGCAGCAATATCGACAAAAGTAGCACCACCAATTTCTGCGGATTGACAAACCGCTTTCACATTATTGACATCGAAATTATTTAATCCGCTAATGACTTTGATGGCTTTTTTTGTAGCGAAGGCTTGAGCTAATTTAGAGTTGTTAATCATAATTAAATTCGATCGTTGTAACGTTTTAAAGAGTAATTATATCAAATTAGGGATTATTTTTTTAGATGATTTAATCAGAATTTATCATCTAAACGTATTTAGTTTTAGGGGTGAAAAATTTTTCCCTCGCTTATTATTGAGTAAGTCATGATTTTAATTTAATCAAAATTTTGATAATAAGACTTAGCTTTTTTTACGTCTTTGCGTCTTTGGGTGAAAATTTACCTCCATTAGTATCTTATAAATTCAATGTAGATACTTAAATATCAATTATTTCATAAAGAAAATTAAATGTAGCCCAATGGTTTAAATCTAAGGCATAAACATCACTTAAATTATTAACTAAATTACTGGTAATATTACTACCTAAATGTAAATCTTCTAGGATAGCTTTAGCAATGACAACAGGATTTTCTAAAGAAATTATTTGCTCATTCTCTGGAGTTATTTCTGAGATTTTATTTAATTGGCTTAACGTTTGATTAAATGGGGATTTTGAGCAAATTAAAATCAATTTTCCTAGGGCTTTTTCTGCATCAAATAACCATTTTAAATTACCCGTATTTTCAGGAAAAGAAATAGTATTTTTTCCTTGAATCATTTGGGCATTAGAGGGAAAATAAATTACTCCTTGACGAGAAGAATTAATGCCAAATAAAATATAGTATAAATTATGATCATTTTCATTGTCTATGGTAATAGTTAACTGACTTCCGAAAGGAATAGATATTAATAAGTTATCTTGATTTTTAGGAGATTGTAAGGAAGAAGTGAGGATTTTTTGATGTTGACTTTGGGTTGTTTGTTGGGAGTGAATATATGTTTGATTATTATGGTTAATTTTAAGGTTAATATTTAGAGATAAAGAGGAGGAAGATTGATTCAGAGTAAGATTTAATAATTTTTCTGCTAAGGCAATTTTAAAGGCTGGAGTTAAACGTTTGACGGCGGAGGAGACGGCTTCATTGGCTATTTTTGGGGCGGTATTGGGGAATAAAATTCCAGCACTGGAAAATAAACCATAACCTTCGATCGAGTTATTATTATTAATGAATTTTCCAAAAATACAATCAGCGAAATTATCTCCTAAATTAATAACTGATTCTATGTTATTCACGGCACTTAATGCACTGGTAGCATCGACTCTTTCTATTTTTTCTAAACTATTATTTAAGCCGACATTTAATCCAGTATTTCGATCGATTATTCGCACGGATTCTTGTAAAATTAAACCTTTACTAATCAAATTTTTAGGACTATTAATTAAAATACCTTTAGCCTTGTTTCCTTGTAAATAATTAAGTTGAATAACAATAACTTTTTCATCATTAACAATACCAGTAAAATAAGAATTTAAACCATAATTATATAAAACTAATAGAGGTAATCCTACTAAGTCAAATTCGACTAAATTAGGATCACTAAAATTAGTTATAATTGCATCTCCTTTGTTAGTTTTTTCTAAAGATAAATTATAGATATATTTTTCGTTTTGACTATTAGAAGGAAAGAACACTTTTTCCCCATTTCCACTAGCTAAAGCAACCTCAAAAGCAACCTTTTTCATTAAGGTTAAGTTATCAGTTTGAGGATTATTTTGCCATAGGGATTGAGTTAAAGCATAGGTGAATAATCCCACATGAAAATTTAAACTATTAATTTCAATGGCGATCGAATCTAAAGAAGGGGATAAAATAAAACCAGAGGAAGGATTATTATTTTTTAATAAAGTAATTTTCGAGTTATTTTTTAATAGTTGTTGATTCAATTCTAATTCTTGAGGACTAATAACAAAATCATGGGATGATGGGTAACAACGTAGAGAAAATTCATTAGTCAAAAATTCAGGGAAAGAAACAAAACTGGTATCAAGAATAAAAGTATATTTATTAGTCTTTAAAGACTGGGATAATTTAATAATTGTATCTAGTAAAATATCATCAACAAAATTATCTTTAGCTTTGATACTATCGTAAGTAATTAAACTATTTTGCCATGAAGATTCATCCCGATTTAACTTTACCCTACGCCCATAACCGCTAAAGTGAAAAATAACAATATCATTATTTTGGGCTTGTTGAATTAAATGCTGTTGAAAAGTCTCTAAAATATTTTCTCTAGTAGCGTTTCGATCGAGTAAAGTAATAATATCAGAAGGTAAGAAACCAAAACGATGAATAAGTAACTGTTTTTGTAACTCAGTATCTGTCACGCATCCCTTTAAATTTTTGCCCTCAGAATACTGATTAATGCCCACCAGTAAAGCTAACTTACGAGAATTAGGCAGATTTGCACCATAGGCATCACCGTTAAAGAAGATATTATCCCCCAAAACGCCCCAAGAAGTGAGACTAATACCGATAGTTTGTAAAAAATTGCGTCGGGAAAATTTCATGGCGATCGCTTTTCCGTAAAATGAATAATAATAGGCTAGTGGTAAAATTTAGAATCTAAAAAAATTAATTTTGAGTACCTAGAAGAATTTGTGATCAATAATTAATTATTTTTATTATCCCACGAGTTTAAAATTCAGAGTAATAAACATTTTCCTAAAATCTCATTTTCAGCAAAAGACTATGTTTATCAGTAGATAAGTACTAAACATTTATATTATTTATCAACATTACTAATAAAACGATTAGCCACCGTTTCTGGTTGAATAGCTGACAGTACAACATGATTGGAGTCTGTTATTATTACTGCTCTAGTTCTTCTACCGTAGGTTGCATCGATTAACTGTCCTTTCTCTTTAGCGTCAGCAATAAGACGTTTAATAGGAGCGGATTCTGGGCTAACAATAGCGATAACTCGATTTCCTGTTACAATATTGCCAAAACCGATGTTAATTAATTTGGTATCCATAAATTTCGATGACAGTTAACATTTTTCCTTTACTTAATCATCATATCTTCAAATATTGAGATTTACAATGGTTTTTCATAAGTATTCGAGTAAAATGATTCTATCGAGTTTGTTTGTTAATGTCTAATTAGGGTTTGCTGAAAAAGTATTTTGATGAGGATAGGAGAGAAGAGTCAGGAGACAGGAGATAGGATAAATACTGAAACATCAAGGTTTTGATGCTGTTGATAGATAGAACAAGTATAGTTGTATTAAAAAAAAATAAGGTCAAAAGTGTCGAATTTTTGAATAAAAATCCTCAAAACGGCGCACTTTTTCACTAATGTATTATATCTAAACCGTTGATTTTAATAGCTTTCTGATTTATTCAGCAAACCCTAAGTAAAAATCCCCCTAATTCCCTAACTCCCTAATACCCTAATACCCTAATACCCTAATACCCTAATACCCTAATACCCTAATACCCCAATTCCCTAATTCCCTAACACCCCAACATTTTTAAGGGGAAAAAATTAACTTAATTTGCGGTTACTGCCTCGGAAGATTGATGATAAAATTGAGACTCTAGGCTAAACCCACGATAAGCCATGATGTATAACTCTTTCATATCCTTGATTAAGGGATAACGAGGATTAGTCCCAGTACATTGATCATCGAAGGCTTGTTCTGCTAAACTTTCCATCTCATCATAGAATTTTTGATCATCAATAGATAACACTTCTCGAATGGTAAGGGGGATATTTAACTCTTT
This window contains:
- the remA gene encoding extracellular matrix/biofilm regulator RemA, giving the protein MDTKLINIGFGNIVTGNRVIAIVSPESAPIKRLIADAKEKGQLIDATYGRRTRAVIITDSNHVVLSAIQPETVANRFISNVDK
- a CDS encoding caspase family protein, with translation MKFSRRNFLQTIGISLTSWGVLGDNIFFNGDAYGANLPNSRKLALLVGINQYSEGKNLKGCVTDTELQKQLLIHRFGFLPSDIITLLDRNATRENILETFQQHLIQQAQNNDIVIFHFSGYGRRVKLNRDESSWQNSLITYDSIKAKDNFVDDILLDTIIKLSQSLKTNKYTFILDTSFVSFPEFLTNEFSLRCYPSSHDFVISPQELELNQQLLKNNSKITLLKNNNPSSGFILSPSLDSIAIEINSLNFHVGLFTYALTQSLWQNNPQTDNLTLMKKVAFEVALASGNGEKVFFPSNSQNEKYIYNLSLEKTNKGDAIITNFSDPNLVEFDLVGLPLLVLYNYGLNSYFTGIVNDEKVIVIQLNYLQGNKAKGILINSPKNLISKGLILQESVRIIDRNTGLNVGLNNSLEKIERVDATSALSAVNNIESVINLGDNFADCIFGKFINNNNSIEGYGLFSSAGILFPNTAPKIANEAVSSAVKRLTPAFKIALAEKLLNLTLNQSSSSLSLNINLKINHNNQTYIHSQQTTQSQHQKILTSSLQSPKNQDNLLISIPFGSQLTITIDNENDHNLYYILFGINSSRQGVIYFPSNAQMIQGKNTISFPENTGNLKWLFDAEKALGKLILICSKSPFNQTLSQLNKISEITPENEQIISLENPVVIAKAILEDLHLGSNITSNLVNNLSDVYALDLNHWATFNFLYEIIDI
- a CDS encoding DUF561 domain-containing protein, which translates into the protein MINNSKLAQAFATKKAIKVISGLNNFDVNNVKAVCQSAEIGGATFVDIAADVNLIKTVKQLINIPVCVSAVDAQLLSKAVIAGADLVEIGNFDSFYSQGITFSAQDVLALTRETRALLPNITLSVTVPHILPLDEQVELAQALVIAGADIIQTEGGTSSNPHHSGILGLIEKASPTLAAAYAISRAVEIPVMCASGLSDVTAPMAMASGASGIGVGSAINKLNDQVAMIAVVRSLVEALNSAVKVAV